The DNA window aaggagtgcttcaggtctgctcaggtagaggggagaaagtttaatagggtaggtcagtggtattgtttgagagagtgggtaaaataggatttaaaggcggaaaataggaattatagccagtggtgtggccaggattctgctaacggagggggggggggggttatccctcatgggcccaaaattggtggaatttgaaaaatggcctgaaatttggtgggccataaagttttgtgggccctacatttttaagctcaaaaaggtatgagcttctgcaccattggtgctctagtttgtgtcaagaggttggcatctctggTTATAtgtatcattattttgtttgtacAGATGCCCTCTTGCTAGTGACGTGTCACCATCACTGTTGACAGATCCACCACCAAACCTCCCAACCTCATCTGCAAGTACAATTTTTTCAACTCGTACTGACTCCAACTGGGACCTTCATTTTCAGCTACCAGAGTTTTCATCGGCTATTGTTGATAAACTTCAAACTGGGTCTCCACCTCTGAAAGAAGCAGAACGGTCTGCGATGCTGGAAGCCATCTACAATGCAGTCAAAGTATATACTTAGTAAGTGCATTTTGAGGGAATAAATAGTTCAGTagaagaaataaatttgatatgtGCCAGTTTGTGCAGTGCAATTACCTTTTGATGTTTTaacatggcaaggaatcactaaacaTTTTGGTTTTCTGGTTTATTTTTTGATAGTTACCCGAAGACTATGCAGTATGAGCGTATTATTCAGAAGTTGTTTAAAGTCTACCCCAAGCTTGCCAACCAGCCAAATATGTCAACAGGAGATGTTCAGGTATGtcagcagtatatatatatttagtgagCATTTTTTCATGAGGGGGTTTGAATGCCTGCTCTGACAGATCCATGGtctaatttttcttcttttctctgtttaggttgggggggggggatgggatggAGTAGGGAAAGCAAAATTAGTGTTGAGAGTACCAAAAGCATGGTAAAGTAATTAAATGTAATGCATGTTTGGGAGATAAGTAGGAGAAAGAACGCAGATGACATTTTTTTGAGCGGGTAACCATGTGGGCAACTATTTACAGATAGGTAATGAAGTGAAAATCTGTACTACCTCATTAACTAACCAATTTGTCCATGTTACTTACACCTGTACATAGACATGGACATGGatgctattgtatgctttatttCTCATCCAATATTACTTTTTTATCAGCCTAGCTCACCATTCTCCATGGGCACGCTCCCTTTCATACCCCCTCGACAGAAAATGGCTACATTGCTTAAAAGTTTGGTCGAGTAGTGTGAGTagaattaaattattaaattaggAAAAAGTTGAGTAATGTAAATAAACACTAATTGTCAGTTTACTTTATTTTGCAGTCCATCTGGAAAATCAGACTTcaatacaaattttcaaatgcAAGGAAGAGGGAGGACAGCTCTCTCCCTGTGGTGCAGTCACGGAAAAGAGTGAGACCATCTCTTCATCTTTCCCAAGTGCCTGCTGCCCGAAAAACTCCACCACAATGGGGTATGATTAACTATCTCCCACAAAGACAAGAATCAGAGGATGACAAGTCCATTGAATCCCATATTCAGTGGTTGAGAAGGGAGAACACCAAGAAGAAACCTCACTACTCCAGGGTGACAGAGGCAATGTCAGCAACATTCTCAGATCGAAGACAACTGATTGTTAAAGAAGGTGTTTCTGTGAAGCAGGTCCAGGAGCTGTACCCATGGCTTTTCGATGAAGATGAGGTATTTAATTTCAGTTTATACAGCTCCTTTCAATTACCAACCAGTGTAGTTTTTTTCTGTTGTATTCGTTGTTAGACAAAAAAATTAGGGGGCGGCCactattttttggggggggcagcAAGATCCACCCAGGGGTGGCAACTTACACTCAGGGGGCCCCTACAACCCCCTGGAGTACACTGCATGATGACGTATGTATATGTGTCCATGAtgacttgcttgtaaacacaatatctcaagatagcATAGTGCATATATAGAGGAACCTTATACACGGGCTGGGGGGTACACACACCTTAAAATGTTACGTACTGTGCCCCAGGATAAGATTTGTGATTGTCCAAAAATGGGGAATACAAACATGTTGACCTTCGTCTGCAGTACCCCATAATAAAATGACTGGAGATGACACTAAATGTGTGCCACCTGAGGTCAATGGAGGTCAAACACTTAAAAACTGGAAACTCATCTGGTTATTTTAACAGGAACTGCAATCACTAACCTCATAGTAATGTTGACACTGATACAGTCATtacaatttatttcattttgttgttatgtAGAACTCTTTTCTTCATTTCCCAACATAGAATATAATCACCaaacttttttaatttcttgttcAATTTTCAGATAATTTTGGAATTCCAGAGAATTGGATCCTCCTCAATTACGGACCTGATACATGATGGCTTCACCAAATATGCTGATGCTATTGTAACAACGGTGAAGAATAAGAAAAGCCGACCAAACCTTGTAGACAAAGCTATTGgagacattttgaaatataagGATGAGAGCACAAGGCATGGTTAGTATTTTATTGCATGAAGGTATGGGCTAgagcagaaaaaaaatatcaagcGAACACCGACAGGAAATTTGTTCATAAACAACAACGCTTCCTTAGTATGATCAGTGTTTATAAACAACAGCATGTGAGTCGTTAGTGTACTTTAACATCAATAGAACATGACATTTTCAAGCGATAATATTTTGAGGCGTTAGGACCTCTTGGGTCGTGGCTTGGGTTCCTGGGATATTCATTAGTTCATGGGTAAAAAAGTTGCCGACCGCTGGTCTAGAGAGCAGTGGCGTAGTAAGTGGGGGAAGTCCGCCCTGCAGGGTACCAGTCAGGGGAGTGCCAAGCGGCACACAGCCcccaaaataatgataaaattatatcataataaGATATATTCTCAAaggggataccccccccccttagacccctcctcaGAGTGGCATCCTTGCATGGGGGACTAAAGAAGGACCCACCTATTCTAGGTAGCCACTGCTAGAGAGCTCTGTAACACTTCAGTCAGGTCAGATTGATGGTTTGTATTAACTGTGTGAGTCAATTGTCCATTGCCACACCACTCACATAACCGTTGATCATGGTCAAACTTCAAATGTAATAAGCTAGGCCTATCTGATCTTGTCTTCATTTGTGTTTCAAATATATTGTAAGAAAACACCTCTGAGGAGTGAGGATATcatgatatttaatattaaagggAATTACAAAACAGTTTCacctatgtttttttttatagaggcCACTAAATATGCTGCAGTGATTGCAGTACCAACCCTTGTTAACGAGAAGTTGGAAAATATGCTCTCGGTGGTTGATGAAACTGTAagtaacttatatatataatggataATTACCCTAAATTTATCTCATATTTTTCTTATGGGTTGTCAATAACTTCCCCCTTTATAATTAAATTGAAGGGAAACAAAAGACAAACTGATATGTGTATGAGTTTCATTAAACAATAAATGGAAACGTTCCTTGTAAAGGACCTTTTAGCATCAACAACTAGTTCTGTCTGAGTTGAATAAAGTATCTGAAGAAAAGCAAggaaattttaataatatattaaggcaaataaattcattaaattttTGCCTTGGAGGCTGTGGACTCTGCCTCGGAGGCTGTTGCCTCAACCACAACTGCAACACTgcatattaataacattttaacGTTTGTACTGTGATACCATTGAAATTTATCCATGTAAGGAAAATGACTCATAATGTTAACAAAATTTGTCAATGATATGTAATATCGTCTTTAATGCTATTATTAAACAtactatatattaaataattacaTATTTAATATGGTGACTTGCACAATCATTCTTAAAAACATGACGTTTGCTTTGACTACATGGGTTCAAATCCCATCCTGGATCTGCCATTGTGCTTCCTAAAATAATTGGTTacttattcatttcattttctttgttggCAGCATGAAGTTAAACTTCCAGTGATCATGGAAATGTTTGAAGGTGAAGAAGAAGTCAGCAGCTACACAGTTAAAGTTGATGGCTTCAAAGTCACAgaatcatccaatttcatgtcAGCTTTTGCTGTCTACTTGGctacattttatatatttaacttgGTTTATCCAACAGCTCTGAAGAAAACCCTAAACTTCTACCAGAGGATGATTTTAAACATCCAGGATGGACTCCCAGTTGACAAGACAGTTATGAGAGTtgtagaaaaaataaatatgaatatgtaaatatcATATGTTGGTCGCTTGAACTTTCACCCCAATGGTGTGAGCACGTACAGAAATGTTGTGTCTTGTTCTTGTAGTAGTTATGATAATAAAATCGTACATTCAATATAAGGAACAATCTGTGATATACAGTGCGCATTATGCAATCAGTGAACTAACCACAGTACGTAAAGACATACAGAAGTTGTGGTGGAATGGCTAGGGCACTGAACACATGATTCCATGATCGTGGGTTCATGTACCAACCTGGTCGATACGTATGTATCTTTAATGAAGACActtaatctcaattgcctctaTTTACTCAGGTGTATAGGGTACCCTGCGaggtaattaaaaaatatacttgTCTAGCCATATACGTACACATAATACTGCACACCGGTTATATTCAATAATGCACACCGGTCATACTACTAGTATATGCTATAATGCATGCCTAAGCCCCACATAAGTGTAGTGTATAAGATTATTGTTTGTGTACTTGCGCACACGTTTGGGATCAAGCAAAGATCAaattatcagcaaatgattttcgatatatcgggcAAGTCTTTAACATGGACTTCAGTGTACTTGGAAATAATTACAATGATTAAATGAGGTTAGTGTGATTGAATGTGGGGACCTCATTTAAAATgtaccccaaaaaaattgacctAGAAGGTAATTGTCTACCAGTCAAGACATAGCTTATGGTTTGTGATAAAGTACTTCTAGAAATGTTGTAACTATACTTTGTTTACTGTTCCACCCTAGTGTTGCTTCAATGATAATAACATGTTCAACTTGCATGTTCTGCGAtaatattgtaccatcacaTCTCATGGTCAGAAACTCAGAATAATATCACTTCCAAGTTCATAAATGACTtatattattcttttgttttaaatgtagtTGTCAGATGTTGTTAGACATAGAAATTTAATCTCTGGTCAATGGTTCTCTTTAAAGCTCACTTTTTGGTTTAGCTTGTCAtggtaatatttttatttatcatccTAATTCGAGATGATGATTataagtgtattttctggcccTTTTAACAGCTAAGGTCATATAGAGCTACTCAAGGcctttttataccatttgacttgacatggggtattatttttataaataaattataaatagttatatgatatattattttgtgtatattaaatctatgttatgtatatttatattaaaatattaattaagataatttATTTGGCTGAAgttctatttttatatttgagctGTGTACTCCCAAACTTTCCCTTTATCTGTCTGTCCACATCTTTTCCATGCtgctattttgatgaaactgatggAGCCCATAATGATGCATGAtctaattgtttgaaaactcTTGAACACTTCCAACTTAGGAGCGTTTCAAAGTAATCCCATGAGTAGTCTCAAGATGTTTTATCGGAGaagattttgacatttttgtaaAGATAAGTTTTCCCAATTgtccaataaatatatatttcagttttaaatgttctttaacctttagtgtttgttactgttctttatgagatgacttttaaatggaat is part of the Apostichopus japonicus isolate 1M-3 chromosome 22, ASM3797524v1, whole genome shotgun sequence genome and encodes:
- the LOC139963453 gene encoding uncharacterized protein isoform X3; protein product: MSLVRYLFMYGNENKKIEREGSNTKEQLEVKASEVFQLKEKFKLQCWDRSFEEWRDLEPQEAFPTNTKFLIILLSASQCTSSSNRCPLASDVSPSLLTDPPPNLPTSSASTIFSTRTDSNWDLHFQLPEFSSAIVDKLQTGSPPLKEAERSAMLEAIYNAVKVYTYYPKTMQYERIIQKLFKVYPKLANQPNMSTGDVQSIWKIRLQYKFSNARKREDSSLPVVQSRKRVRPSLHLSQVPAARKTPPQWGMINYLPQRQESEDDKSIESHIQWLRRENTKKKPHYSRVTEAMSATFSDRRQLIVKEGVSVKQVQELYPWLFDEDEIILEFQRIGSSSITDLIHDGFTKYADAIVTTVKNKKSRPNLVDKAIGDILKYKDESTRHEATKYAAVIAVPTLVNEKLENMLSVVDETHEVKLPVIMEMFEGEEEVSSYTVKVDGFKVTESSNFMSAFAVYLATFYIFNLVYPTALKKTLNFYQRMILNIQDGLPVDKTVMRVVEKINMNM
- the LOC139963453 gene encoding uncharacterized protein isoform X4, giving the protein MSLVRCPLASDVSPSLLTDPPPNLPTSSASTIFSTRTDSNWDLHFQLPEFSSAIVDKLQTGSPPLKEAERSAMLEAIYNAVKVYTYYPKTMQYERIIQKLFKVYPKLANQPNMSTGDVQSIWKIRLQYKFSNARKREDSSLPVVQSRKRVRPSLHLSQVPAARKTPPQWGMINYLPQRQESEDDKSIESHIQWLRRENTKKKPHYSRVTEAMSATFSDRRQLIVKEGVSVKQVQELYPWLFDEDEIILEFQRIGSSSITDLIHDGFTKYADAIVTTVKNKKSRPNLVDKAIGDILKYKDESTRHEATKYAAVIAVPTLVNEKLENMLSVVDETHEVKLPVIMEMFEGEEEVSSYTVKVDGFKVTESSNFMSAFAVYLATFYIFNLVYPTALKKTLNFYQRMILNIQDGLPVDKTVMRVVEKINMNM
- the LOC139963453 gene encoding uncharacterized protein isoform X2, whose protein sequence is MKIYILYSRYLFMYGNENKKIEREGSNTKEQLEVKASEVFQLKEKFKLQCWDRSFEEWRDLEPQEAFPTNTKFLIILLSASQCTSSSNRCPLASDVSPSLLTDPPPNLPTSSASTIFSTRTDSNWDLHFQLPEFSSAIVDKLQTGSPPLKEAERSAMLEAIYNAVKVYTYYPKTMQYERIIQKLFKVYPKLANQPNMSTGDVQSIWKIRLQYKFSNARKREDSSLPVVQSRKRVRPSLHLSQVPAARKTPPQWGMINYLPQRQESEDDKSIESHIQWLRRENTKKKPHYSRVTEAMSATFSDRRQLIVKEGVSVKQVQELYPWLFDEDEIILEFQRIGSSSITDLIHDGFTKYADAIVTTVKNKKSRPNLVDKAIGDILKYKDESTRHEATKYAAVIAVPTLVNEKLENMLSVVDETHEVKLPVIMEMFEGEEEVSSYTVKVDGFKVTESSNFMSAFAVYLATFYIFNLVYPTALKKTLNFYQRMILNIQDGLPVDKTVMRVVEKINMNM